The following DNA comes from Candidatus Nitrosotalea okcheonensis.
AAGCGTTACAATTCTGAGACACTTGCAATACATTACAAGGACAAGAACATATCTGACATTCTTGCAATGACGGTAGAGGAGGCGCTAGAATTTTTTGCAAACATTCCTTCAATTCAGAGAAAGTTACAAACAGTATCAGATGTTGGACTAGGATACATAAAGCTTGGACAAGCAGCCACAACATTATCAGGTGGAGAAGCCCAGCGTGTAAAACTTGCATCAGAACTGTCAAAACGCGACACTGGCAGAACTGTCTACATCCTAGACGAGCCAACAACTGGGCTTCATTTTGCAGACGTCCAGAAATTGCTGGAAGTTCTAAACAGACTGGTAAATCTTGGAAATACAATAATCATAATAGAGCACAACATGGATGTAATCAAAAACTCTGACTGGATAATTGACCTTGGTCCAGAAGGTGGAGATGGTGGTGGGACAATTGTTGCAACAGGTACGCCAGAGCAAGTTGCGCTAAACCCTCGAAGTTACACTGGCCAATACATAAAACGCATTTTAAAAAATGACTCTTGATATCTCAAAGGTATCAATTCCGTCACATCCTGGCATATACATCATGAAGGATGAAACAGAAAAGATACTATACATAGGCAAGGCAAAAAATCTCAAAAATCGAGTCAAGTCATATTTCTTGAAAAACCAAAACTACAAGACACAAAAACTGGTGGAAAAAATTACAGACATTGAGTTTATTTTGACAGATAATGAGGAGGAGGCCTTTTTGCTAGAGGCAAACATGATCAAGCGCTATAGGCCACCGTACAACATAGAGCTCAAGGATCAGCAAAGATACACCTACCTGAGGATTACTAATGAAGAGTTCCCTCGTCTCATGGTAGCAAGAAGAACAAGGACCGGGCAGTTTTTAGGGGGAGGTAAAATGTATGGCCCCTTTACACATGGAAGTTCAAAGATGCTTTCAATTGGTCTTTTGCGCAAGACATTCAAGATACGGATATGCAAGAAACTTCCAAAGGAGGCATGTCTTGAATATCATCTTGGAAACTGTGATGCTCCATGTCAGTTCAAGCAAGCTCGGGAAGATTATAATAAACACATTTCGGATCTTGAGTCAATCCTAAAAGGTAAACAACGACTAGAAGACTTTGTCAAAAATCTAGAAAAAGAGATGATTCAAGCATCTGAGAATCGCCAGTATGAAAAAGCAAAGGAGATTCATGAGACATTGCAAAGACTCGGCAATCTTCAAGTCAGGCAAAAAATGGAGTCCCCTAGAATAGGCACTAACGAAGAATATTTTGGCATAAAAACAAAAGATCAGACTGCACACTTGATGAGCTTTCGCCTAGCAAACGGAGTGATAAAGGACAGAAACAAGTTTTCGTTTGACTTGGTAGGTGACAATACATTTTCTAGCTTTTTATCCCAGTATTATTCCACAAACCCAATTCCAAGATATGTAATAGTAAGTGAGATGCCAGACAAAAAAGAGGTATTAGAAGAGGTGTTTGCACGCTCGTCAGGATTTACGGTACACATAACGGTGCCAACAACTGGAAAAAGGCGCGAAATAATTGATCTTATCATGAAAAACATATCACTTGAGATAACAAAGGGTGCAGACCCTGCACTTGTCGAACTTCAAGAGAGACTTGGGTTACAAGACATCCCAAGAATAATAGAATGTTTTGACATTTCAAACCACGGTGAAGATTATGCAGTGGGCTCCATGTCATGTCTTGTTGACGGAAAACCTCAGACATCAGGATATAGAAAATTTAAGATAAAAACAGTACAAGGACACAATGATTTTGCAATGATAAATGAGATAGTCAAGAGGCGTTACTTGAGATTAAAAGAGGAAAAATCAAAGATGCCAGACTTGGTACTAATTGATGGTGGACGCGGCCAGCTAAATGCAGCACTTGATGCCATACATGCGATTGGGGTGGACATACCATGCGTATCGCTTGCAAAAGAGAATGAAGAGGTCTATCAGCCAAGAGTCAGCAAACCACTAGTCATGGCAAAAACCAATCCAGCACTAAAGATCTTGCAGCATGCAAGAGATGAAGCGCACAGGTTTGGGGTTGCATACAACAGAGCAATCCGCAAATTTACATGATGTTACTAGTTTTTGAAATTTCAATTACTTGTTGTCATGTTTTTTCAAGTATGCACCTTACCTGTTGTACCGCCCTTTAAATTCCAGGACGTATCAGTAGTAACAGGTGCAAAAAAAATGTCTGGACAATATTCATCATCTAACTTTGCAGAAAAACTAGTCAAGCAAAAAGGATCGGGTTATCATGTCATCATAGGGGTACTAGTTCTCATCATCGGTCTTGCCATAGGCATGGCAACTAGTAATAATCTGATAACATATGGAACACTTGTCATAGGCGTATCATTAATCATTTCTGCATTCTTGATGATTATCAATCAATATGAGAGAGCTGTAATACTACGATTGGGAAAATATCAAAGACAAGTTGGTCCCGGCATTCAAACAAGATTGCCTTTTGCAGATAATATTTTAGTTATCGATATACGAGAAAAAGTAAGCGAATTCAAGGCTGAGAGAATGTTGACAAAAGATAATGTTCCAGTAACTATCGATGCAATACTTCGCTACAAAATAATTGATGAGCGTGCAAAAGATGCAATACTAAATGTGGAAAACTTTAACCAAATGATACAACAAGTATCACAAACAACGCTTCGCAATAACATCGGTTCTTCGCAATTCCAAGATGTGCTTTCAAAAAGAGAAGAAATCAATCAGCATGTAAAAACAATAATTTCAGCAGAAGCGAGCAGTTGGGGAATTGAAGTAACAGGCGTGGAAATTCGTCAAGTCATAATTCCGCAAGAGTTGGAATCAGCCATGTCAATGCAGGCACAGGCGGAGCGTGAGAAGAGTGCCAGAGTGACATATGGCGAATCAGAGATACTAGTCGCAAAAAAATTTGAAGAGGCAGCAAGAGTGTACGCAGATAATCCCGTAGCATATGCACTACGACAATCCAACATGTTGTATGAATCAATTAAAGTGCAAGGAAATACAATTGTCATGATCCCATCAGAGTCATTAAATGCAATGGGATTTGGAAATTTGGGAACCACTATAGCATATCTTGAAAGTACTAAAAAGGCAGTGACACAGCAAAAATCAAAAGACTCCCAAGCCAATCAAGAGAATGGTTCACTGTAAGAATATTTTCTTTCAGAAAAATCTGTCAAAACTTTCAGTTACATCACAAGATTTGAACAGTAGATGTTTTAACATCTCATAATAGGTATCCTTTAGACATAATTATCAATAGAGTCTTCGCGCAGAGACTGTGCATCATATCCCCGCTTGACAAGGTCTGCAGCAAACTCATCTACAAATCCATGCACAGTGTATATTTTTTCAGGATTGCATCTTTTCACCAAATCAATCAATTCGTTATAGTCACAATGATCACTTAGTGCAATGGAATAATCATGACCGCGCGCAAAAGAAAATCTGGAAGATTGTGCCCACCCACTAAATCCGATTGTTATTGCGTCATACTTTGACTTCATGTGTTTGACAAAAGCATTTCTTCCGCTCATGTTAGGAGCAATCATAAGCCAAGGTTTTTTCTCAAGGAGTCCACGTGACTCGGCTTCAGTATGACCTATTGATTCATCAAGTGGTACTCCAAACTGTCTGTATAGGTCATTGACTTTTTTTACCGAATCATGATAATATGGATCCCAGTGTGAAAACAAGTGTGATAAAATCTGAGCTTTGCCAAGTTCATATCCCAACAAAATTACGGGTTTTCCTTTTCCATAAAGTTCTGAAATGATTTCATTTACACGTTTTACAGTGTCATCAATGGTAGGAAATACATATTCAGGCATCCCAAATGTACATTCAGTGATTAGTGTTTTGCATTTTGGAACAGTTGCACCTTTCATAAATCCTCGGTTACGAATAGAGATATCACCGGTGTAAAAAAGATCATCAAACAAGAGCCCTTTTGCTCCAAGTATGTGACCTGCATCAATCATTGAAAAATTCTCATATTGTTCAACATAGTTTTCAATCACATAACCTCGAAGTTTTGCAATCTCAGTTGTCTGCTTGGAAGCAATGAGAACTCCATCCCCTTTTTGATTGTGTAAATGATCAAGATGTGCATGAGATACAAAGCTAATCCCATTTTCAGTTCCACGTTTTGGATCAAGATGGACTGTCTTGTCACTATGTAATACCACGATTCCGTTTGATGTCATCTTTACCTTTGAGTTCAATTTGAGATTGTGCCAACCAGATTAGATATAAATTGCAAGATTAATCTGGTGCAACATACAGCATAATGACTTAAAACACCGATCTGTTGTTTTTCAGTTAAAATTAGTAAAGTGTTTATTCATACAAGACCAAAATCATTTCATGTTAAGTCTTGCCATTTTGATCTCAGGTAGAGGAAGCAACATGGAGAACATCTTAAAGGCTGTTAAAAAAAATAAAATTCCAATCAAGCCGGTCATAGTAATTTCAAACAAGCCAGACGCTAGAGGACTTGCCATAGCCCAAAAAATAGGGATAAGAACAGAGATTATAGATAGCAACGGCTTCAAGGGAGGAAACTGGGAGTATGACTCTAAACTTGTATCAGTTCTTGAAAAGCATGGGGTGACGCCACAAAATGGCCTCATATGCCTTGCAGGATTTATGAGAATAATGAGCCCAGAATTCATCAGGCATTACAAGGGAAGAATAATGAACATACATCCAGCCATATTGCCAGCATTTCCAGGATTACACTCACAAAGGCAGGCTCTAGAATATGGAGTGAAATACTCAGGATGTACAGTACACTTTGTAGATGAAGGTGTTGATACTGGACCCATTATTTTGCAGTCGGTTGTAAAGATAAAGGACAACGATACGGAAGAAAGCATTTCTAAAAAAATTCTCAAACA
Coding sequences within:
- the purN gene encoding phosphoribosylglycinamide formyltransferase; translation: MLSLAILISGRGSNMENILKAVKKNKIPIKPVIVISNKPDARGLAIAQKIGIRTEIIDSNGFKGGNWEYDSKLVSVLEKHGVTPQNGLICLAGFMRIMSPEFIRHYKGRIMNIHPAILPAFPGLHSQRQALEYGVKYSGCTVHFVDEGVDTGPIILQSVVKIKDNDTEESISKKILKQEHKIYPKAVKLFAKGKIKIVGRKTVIS
- a CDS encoding MBL fold metallo-hydrolase RNA specificity domain-containing protein, whose product is MNSKVKMTSNGIVVLHSDKTVHLDPKRGTENGISFVSHAHLDHLHNQKGDGVLIASKQTTEIAKLRGYVIENYVEQYENFSMIDAGHILGAKGLLFDDLFYTGDISIRNRGFMKGATVPKCKTLITECTFGMPEYVFPTIDDTVKRVNEIISELYGKGKPVILLGYELGKAQILSHLFSHWDPYYHDSVKKVNDLYRQFGVPLDESIGHTEAESRGLLEKKPWLMIAPNMSGRNAFVKHMKSKYDAITIGFSGWAQSSRFSFARGHDYSIALSDHCDYNELIDLVKRCNPEKIYTVHGFVDEFAADLVKRGYDAQSLREDSIDNYV
- the uvrC gene encoding excinuclease ABC subunit UvrC, with amino-acid sequence MTLDISKVSIPSHPGIYIMKDETEKILYIGKAKNLKNRVKSYFLKNQNYKTQKLVEKITDIEFILTDNEEEAFLLEANMIKRYRPPYNIELKDQQRYTYLRITNEEFPRLMVARRTRTGQFLGGGKMYGPFTHGSSKMLSIGLLRKTFKIRICKKLPKEACLEYHLGNCDAPCQFKQAREDYNKHISDLESILKGKQRLEDFVKNLEKEMIQASENRQYEKAKEIHETLQRLGNLQVRQKMESPRIGTNEEYFGIKTKDQTAHLMSFRLANGVIKDRNKFSFDLVGDNTFSSFLSQYYSTNPIPRYVIVSEMPDKKEVLEEVFARSSGFTVHITVPTTGKRREIIDLIMKNISLEITKGADPALVELQERLGLQDIPRIIECFDISNHGEDYAVGSMSCLVDGKPQTSGYRKFKIKTVQGHNDFAMINEIVKRRYLRLKEEKSKMPDLVLIDGGRGQLNAALDAIHAIGVDIPCVSLAKENEEVYQPRVSKPLVMAKTNPALKILQHARDEAHRFGVAYNRAIRKFT
- a CDS encoding SPFH domain-containing protein → MKFQLLVVMFFQVCTLPVVPPFKFQDVSVVTGAKKMSGQYSSSNFAEKLVKQKGSGYHVIIGVLVLIIGLAIGMATSNNLITYGTLVIGVSLIISAFLMIINQYERAVILRLGKYQRQVGPGIQTRLPFADNILVIDIREKVSEFKAERMLTKDNVPVTIDAILRYKIIDERAKDAILNVENFNQMIQQVSQTTLRNNIGSSQFQDVLSKREEINQHVKTIISAEASSWGIEVTGVEIRQVIIPQELESAMSMQAQAEREKSARVTYGESEILVAKKFEEAARVYADNPVAYALRQSNMLYESIKVQGNTIVMIPSESLNAMGFGNLGTTIAYLESTKKAVTQQKSKDSQANQENGSL